Below is a window of Bremerella alba DNA.
GTCCGATGCTCAATAGGGGCCGCGCTAATAGGAAGTCCAACGTATTGCGCCAGGCACCGGCCAGCTTGGGGCTTTCGATTCCGATGGTCCACCAGTGGCGATCTCCGGCTTGCTTCGAGTCGGTAAATAACGCCGCCAAGGCTGGTGTGACGGTCATCGCCAGTAGAAAGGAACTCCCGATCGCCAGCATCACGCTAATGGCGATCGTTCCCACAAACTCGCCGGCCGGCCCCGGCATGAGCGCGATCGGTGCGAACGCCAGGCCAGTCGTCAACGTGCTGCCCAACAAGGGAATCGCCAAGTGACGCGTGCTACTGGCAACGGCATGGCTTGCGTCGTCCCCTTCTTCCATACGCGTCTTAACCTCGTCGACCATCACAATAGCGTTGTCAATCAAGAGGCCCAACGCGATGATGAGCCCGGTGATCGACATCTGGTGCATGGGTATCTCCATGAACCGCATGCCGGCGAGAACCATGAATGCCGAAAGGGGTAACGCCGTGCCAACCACAATGGCACTTCGCCAGCCCATCAGAACGAAAATCACGCCCACCACCGCTGCGCCACCGATCGCCAAGTTAAATAGTAAATTGGTCAACCGTGCCTCGACGTAAGGGCTTTGCTCGAACATGCGGGCCAGCTGAACCCCTTTAGGCAACTGCGATTCGAACTCTGAGATGACGCGTTGCGCCTCGGCATTCCAAACGTCGAGCCGGTAGTCACTGCGCACGAGCGTTCCCACCGTGACCGCTGCCTGGCCATCAATGATGGCCAATTGCCGAGGTGGCTGGGCGATTCCTTTATCGACGCTGGCAATGTCACCTAAGCGGACGAACCTACCATCTTGCCCGTACTGCACAGGGGTCTCGGCGATACGATTGATCGAGTCCAACTCGCTATCGACTTCCATCAGGAAGTTAGAATGCGAAGAACGTACCTGACCGGCGGACAGCTTGGCATCACTAGCGGCAAGCTGCTGCGCGACGTCTGCCGCCGTGAGACCAATGCTTGCCAACTGTGCGGGATGGACCTCGACCGAGATCTCTTCTTCCGGCTCGCCGAACATCTCGACGTCTTCCGTCCCCGGCACACTCCGCAGGCGATCTTCTAATTGCTCGGCCAACCGCAGGAGGATCGCATAGCTGGGGGCGCTATCTTGGGTCCACTTCAAGGCCACGATCGAGGCATAGGCCTTGGTTGTGATCAAGTCGATATCAGGCTCTCCGACCCCTTCAGGAAAACCAACCTGGGCATCGTCTATTTTGTCGCGAATACGGGACCAGATCTCCCCGACCTCGTAGACGTCGTCACGTAGTTCGATCACCATCGACGAAGCCCCGGCACGGCTGGTCGAGCGAATTTCCTTGATCTCTTCGATCTCTTGCAGTTCTTCTTCAAGACGATCGCTGACCAGAACCTCGACACGATCGCCGCGAGCCCCTGGAAACAAGGTCGTTACGATGGCAAAACGCGGGGTAAGCGTGGGATCTTCCAGACGGGGAAGCACAAAGTACGAAGAGAGTCCCGCCACAGCGACGACAGCAATCGTCAGGATCAGCATCCGTTTGTCGCGATAGAATGCGTTGAACATAGATTCACTCACTTCTTTTACTCGCTTGCCGGATGGATACGGACTTGCATGTCAGGCACCAAACGATTGACGCCACTGGCCACGACCTGTTCGCCGGATGTCAACGTGCCGCGGACGTACGAACGCTCACTCTCGCTATAGATGATCTCCAGATCACGGCGCGCCACGCGGTGATCCTGGTCGACGACGTAAGCCGACCAGAGGCCGCGTGAACCTTGCAGCAGCGCCGAATTGGGTAGCCAGAAACCGTCACTCTTACGCCCGCTGGCAAGCGAAACCCGTGCGACCTGAGCTGGTACCCAACCATGAGCTACATCCGCGGCAAGCGTCAGCACGATCGTCTGCGTGCGGGTCTTTGTATCAAGTTCTGGGATGATACCGGTGACTTTCGCGGACCGCGTTTGTCCGTTGACGGTTACCGGCAACGGGTCGCCTAACGACAAAGTAGATGCCGCGTCGGGCGGTAATCCGAACCATGCTTCGAGCGGTTCATGCTGGACGAGGCGAAATACGGCCTGGCCGGCGCTGATGACCGATCCCTCGTCGAAGTTTCGCCGGGCAATCGTGCCTGAGAAGGGCGCGACGAGCCGCGTGTCCTCTTCTTCGTGCTGCAAATCGGCAAGTTGAGCTTCGAGACCGGCCACTCTCGCTTTCTGGGCGTCAACCTGTTCGACACGTGTTCCTTTTTGCAATTCTTCCAGCCGACTCTTGGCCGCATCGAGTCGACCTTGTGCGGCTTCGGCTCCGAATACGGCGTCTTCTAACGTCTCTTGCGAAATGGCACTTCGCTCGATGAGCTGTTCTCGACGCTTCTTGTTCGCTTGTTGCAGGTGAAGCTCGGCATTCAATTGCCGCACTTCGGCAGATGCGGCGTCGATAACTTCGGACCGCGGGCCTGCTGTTAGTTCTTCGAGAATGGCAAGCTGCTGATTGCGTTCGGCTTTCGTCTGGGCAATTCTGGCCAAGAGATGCCGATCGTCCAGCACGGCAAGCTGGTCGCCGGCTTGCACATGATCCCCTTCATCGACCGAAAGCTGAGTGATCTTGCCGGGAAGCTCGAAACTTAGTTCGCTCGTCTTGGCGGCAACCAGCATGCCGGTGTAAGTACGCTGGGCGGTGTAACTTTCCTGCGGCTCGACCGGTACGACCGCTACCGGCAAGGGCTCGGCCTTAGGTGTAGGTACCGGTTGGGCACTGGCGAATGGGTAGCGAAGCAGCGCAACAATTGCGACCAAAAGCACGAATAGAAAACCCGTGATAAGACGCGACGTCCAAAGTTGACGCTTCGTCCACTTCTGGCCAAAAAAAGACTTACTGCTGGGCGAGTAGTTGCTGGTGCTCATCGGCAAAAGTCTCTGTTAGGGCCTTCTCAAAAACGGCTTCATAATCATGTTCGGTCGATAACAATCTCCAACCGAAACCGTCCAACATGTGATTAATGCAACCACGAATCGCGAGAGTCGGGTCTTCAATTCCAATTTCGTCGAGCGATCCGCTGGTCGACATGATCGAAAACGACCCAAAATTGATCGCCCACATACCGAATACCATATCCTCGGGCGTGATATCCTCAGGCAGTGTTAAATCGCCCTGGGAAACGGCATCTCGGACAATTCCAGACACGATCCCCATGCAAGCCTGTTCGCACGTTCGCAACACATTCTGCCGTTTTTCCGAGGTTTTTTCCCAGATCGAGGACAAGCGTACAACTTGCTCGACATGAAAATGGCTCGTGTACAACCGCACAAACAGCTCGCAAGCAACCCCGACGGCGGTCAGCCGCTCGCGAGACGCGCCTCGAAACAACGATGCCCTTTGAAACAAGGCGGTGCGTTTCTTTTGAGTCTCGACGGCCAGGGCCAGAATGATGTCTTCCTTGTTAGGAAAATGGCGGTATACGGTTCCTTTTCCGTACTCCACCGCTTCGGCGATACGGTCCATGCTCATTCCCAGGTAACCATCCTTGAGCAGCATTTCGCGTGCTACGGATAGAATCTGAGCTTCACGGTCCTGAATTTCTCGCTGTTTACGGCTTAATGTTGGCATCTGAATTCATTTTGGACGACTCGTCCATTTTTTGCAAGGATCATTATCTTATCTCTGATGAAATCGGCTCGGACACGGCAAAATCTTTTGACAGAGTCGCTGGAAATGAATGTCGTGACCTGACTACTAGAAATAGTACGCCGTTACGTACAACTCGCCCAGGCCTAAACCGCCCCATTAACGGCCACACACACGCTTCCCATTTCAAAGCGAACCAGCTAAACGCGGCGGGCATTGCGGTAGTCACGTGGCGACATTCCAGTTGCGCGACGAAATTGCCGCGTGAAGGCGCTTTGGTCGGAATAGCCAGCTTCCATGGCAATGTGCGAGATCGGCTCGTCCGAGGTCCTCAATCGACGTTGAGCGAGGTCGATTCGCAACTTCAGTAGCCATTGACCCGTCGTCAATCCAAACACGCGCCGCATGCGACGGTCGAGCTGGTAGGGAGACATTTCCGCAATATGGGCCAGTTCGGCCACACTGGGTGGATCATGTAGGCTGGCTTCGGCGAAATTGATCGCGGCAATCACGTGCTGATATTCGTCGGTCGAAAGATCAGGGAGTCGCAGATCTTGCGAAACACCCACCAAGCCGACAACTTCCCCCTGTTGACTACGAAGAGGCAACTTGCTGGTCAGGCACCAGCCCACATCGCGGGTTGC
It encodes the following:
- a CDS encoding efflux RND transporter permease subunit, translating into MFNAFYRDKRMLILTIAVVAVAGLSSYFVLPRLEDPTLTPRFAIVTTLFPGARGDRVEVLVSDRLEEELQEIEEIKEIRSTSRAGASSMVIELRDDVYEVGEIWSRIRDKIDDAQVGFPEGVGEPDIDLITTKAYASIVALKWTQDSAPSYAILLRLAEQLEDRLRSVPGTEDVEMFGEPEEEISVEVHPAQLASIGLTAADVAQQLAASDAKLSAGQVRSSHSNFLMEVDSELDSINRIAETPVQYGQDGRFVRLGDIASVDKGIAQPPRQLAIIDGQAAVTVGTLVRSDYRLDVWNAEAQRVISEFESQLPKGVQLARMFEQSPYVEARLTNLLFNLAIGGAAVVGVIFVLMGWRSAIVVGTALPLSAFMVLAGMRFMEIPMHQMSITGLIIALGLLIDNAIVMVDEVKTRMEEGDDASHAVASSTRHLAIPLLGSTLTTGLAFAPIALMPGPAGEFVGTIAISVMLAIGSSFLLAMTVTPALAALFTDSKQAGDRHWWTIGIESPKLAGAWRNTLDFLLARPLLSIGLSIVLPIFGFVQARLLPEQFFPPADRNQFQIELELPPQASINYTAQTARKISQIAKTHPEVTGIDWILGESVPSFYYNIVRRRENNAPYGQAIVQLKSAEGAAEVINQLQKEFDQGVPEGRVLARQLEQGPPFDAPVELQLFGPDLQVLRSLGERVRAELAQIPEVTHTRSDLGDDLPKFALVLDEEKTRLAGLSHTQVAQQLAASTEGALGGTVLEETEELPVRVRVPESYRASLSDIASLDLVVPGSNSEGKLNTVPFSAVGSLELKPEISAVTRLNNLRMNEVKGYVKAGVLPSVVLAKLEDRLAESGFEFPAGYRMGLGGEANGRNQAVGNLMSSVGILMVLMVATLVLSFSSFRAASLIGGVGLFSVGLGLAALWIFGYPFGFMAIVGTMGLVGIAINDSIVVLAALRENEQAKAGDPIAVREVVMRSTRHVVATTATTVVGFLPLVLSGGGFWPPLAVSIAGGVVGATMLALTFVPTAHMVLANPAMLKLPCKRSKRVEASTSTGSFSKDGTAVYS
- a CDS encoding efflux RND transporter periplasmic adaptor subunit, whose translation is MSTSNYSPSSKSFFGQKWTKRQLWTSRLITGFLFVLLVAIVALLRYPFASAQPVPTPKAEPLPVAVVPVEPQESYTAQRTYTGMLVAAKTSELSFELPGKITQLSVDEGDHVQAGDQLAVLDDRHLLARIAQTKAERNQQLAILEELTAGPRSEVIDAASAEVRQLNAELHLQQANKKRREQLIERSAISQETLEDAVFGAEAAQGRLDAAKSRLEELQKGTRVEQVDAQKARVAGLEAQLADLQHEEEDTRLVAPFSGTIARRNFDEGSVISAGQAVFRLVQHEPLEAWFGLPPDAASTLSLGDPLPVTVNGQTRSAKVTGIIPELDTKTRTQTIVLTLAADVAHGWVPAQVARVSLASGRKSDGFWLPNSALLQGSRGLWSAYVVDQDHRVARRDLEIIYSESERSYVRGTLTSGEQVVASGVNRLVPDMQVRIHPASE
- a CDS encoding TetR/AcrR family transcriptional regulator; translation: MPTLSRKQREIQDREAQILSVAREMLLKDGYLGMSMDRIAEAVEYGKGTVYRHFPNKEDIILALAVETQKKRTALFQRASLFRGASRERLTAVGVACELFVRLYTSHFHVEQVVRLSSIWEKTSEKRQNVLRTCEQACMGIVSGIVRDAVSQGDLTLPEDITPEDMVFGMWAINFGSFSIMSTSGSLDEIGIEDPTLAIRGCINHMLDGFGWRLLSTEHDYEAVFEKALTETFADEHQQLLAQQ
- a CDS encoding AraC family transcriptional regulator encodes the protein MISEIHKILGQLDKPFTGEELFDHLPDIVFFIKNTKGQYLVVNNTLVQRCGAHSKSDLIGRLPGEVLRPPLAQSFEDQDRKVLETGQPLVGQLELHFYATRDVGWCLTSKLPLRSQQGEVVGLVGVSQDLRLPDLSTDEYQHVIAAINFAEASLHDPPSVAELAHIAEMSPYQLDRRMRRVFGLTTGQWLLKLRIDLAQRRLRTSDEPISHIAMEAGYSDQSAFTRQFRRATGMSPRDYRNARRV